GGCTGGCCATCCCTTCCATCTGCGCTGTGCCCACTCCGCCTACTCACACGCACGGCTGAAGCAGGAGGCTCcgctcttcctcctcttcctcgaCTGCGTGTGGCAGCTGAGCCGGCAGTTCCCCTTCTCGCTGGAGTTCAGTGAGGGGCTGCTCCTCACCCTCTTTGACAACGCCTACGCCTCCGACTACGGCACTTTCCTCTGCAACAATGAGAAGGAGAGGCAAGTggcagggacatggggacagcagTGCCCCACGAGCGATGCCATTGTGCCCCAGAGCAGACCCTGATCCACAGGCACAGACCCCTGGGTCCATCAGTCACCATCCCGGGTCAGTCCCAGGACTGAAGCATGTCTCTGTTCTCCTGTAGGTGTCTGTGCAAAGTGAAGGAGAGCACACACTCCCTCTGGGCCTGGCTGGACCAGCCCGAGGAGAGGAAGAAGTACCTGAACCCCCTGTACTCACCCAACCCACTGGTCATCTGGCCCTCGGTGGAGCCCCAGAGCATCCAGCTGTGGCAGGGTATGGTGCTTCAAACTCAACCTCAGGCTTTCCCAACCCATCTGGGTTGCATGCAGTAGCTCTGCCTGTcgctcctgcagcagcacacagcccagctgaCACAGCCCAGCTGACACAGCCCCTTGCCCCCTAGGCTTGTTCTTCCGCTGGATCCGCTCATCCCAGTACCTGGATGAGGCGTGGGCAGAGATATGGCGGTTGGTGGAGGGCAGCAACGCAGCTGTCAAGGAGAGCACAGAGAACAGGCTGAACCGCTCGCTCTCTGACCCCACTGCCCGGATGGAGAATGAAAGATGAGCAGCAGCACGAGCACCATGTCCTGGAGATCATCCCCATCACCGGGGGCTCATACACCAATgcaacacagtgctgcagctctgcaggaatcGCTGTGCAGGacacacagcctgcagggcCCAGAGGAGCCTGCAAGGGCCAGAACTGTAGGGACAGCCCTGGGAATGGGGGCCAGACTCAACTGAGCTCCCTGTCAGCCACGCAGCCTGAGCACATCCCAGTAAAGTGGTCTCTCTGTTTGCTCCTACTTTCCATGTGTGTTCTCTGGCCAGAGCTGGGCTgatcctgctctgctctccagtAAGATTTCAGCAGCTCATACCTGGACCCAGCAGCTCTTGCTGCAGTGTACCTGGCTCGTGggccctgccctgtgcccaaTGTACAGTTAGCAGAACACGCTAAGCTCACACCAGCCTCTCCATATCACTGCACACTGGCTGCAGGTTGTGTTACATCAGTTGCTCCAAGCTGGAAACCAGCCTGGGAGATCTGCCCTTGAACCCAGtttcaaggaaggaaagagataGAAACCACCCCTCCAGCCAGCAAGACAGAGGGATGGGGTCTGGAAGGATGAGGATTTGCAACACAACCCTCCTAGTGCAGGAAATAACTGTTCCATGAGGAAAGTTGGCTCAGGGTCAGTCCAGCCAATAAACAAAGCACTTGAACTGGGCGCGTGTCATCTGGAAAACAATGACTGGCAACTGCATTTCCAGGCTGTTTGCACATCCAGTTTTCACTGCTAAGTCTGCGCTTCAACAGCTGCACCTCAGCACCGGGAAGGAGTTAATGTGTGCTTGAGGACAGAGGCACAGggagcaccagcactgctgtctgctgccaACAGAGCAGGGGAAGCAAAACAGCCATGTTAATTTTGTCCCAGAGCAAAAGAACAGAGGCACTTCTCGTTGCGTTCAGAaaagatttctatttatttcttgatgtttttttgcTCCACTGATATATAAATATGTCCAGCAGGTCAGGAAGTTGCACCCACAggggcaggcaggcagccaaCTCCTTTCAGGCCACTCGTGCCATTTTGAGCTGGTTGGGTTTCCAGATTCCCACCTTCATACAACCCCTGAGTTtggtgctgcttcctgctgcctcctgtggAGCAGGTTAACTTCAGGCCTTACAACAGTTCTTTGCTGGAGCAAATGGATTGAGCAATGGattggaagaggaaagaagataaTTCATCCTCCTTTAAGCTTCAAACTCAAACTCAAAGTACTGGGGATCAAAATAATGGATGCGAACGTAGCCATCTTCACCACCACTGCTGTAACTGCATGGGAGAAAAGACAAGACAGTCACCAATCTTGTCAGGAACTCACCATGTACAGATTTAAACTAGTAAGAGATGGAATCCAAAAgctaataaaaacaacagccaaCATGCACAACTGGGCATCAGTGACTCCCCACATCCAGTGTGATGGGGGGCAAAAGGGGTGGAATGGCAGAATTCAGGAAGGAGCAGGCTCCATCCCCACTGCAGTTCAGAGTGAATCCAGCCATATCCTAATCAGAACAGACCACGTTTGGTGGGGACGTGCTGGAGACCCCCAGAGATTCTCACCTCTTCCCATCAGGGTGAAAAGCAACACTATTTATCGGACCAAAATGACCCTTCACTCTGCCAAACTCTTCTTCAAAAGCCAAGTGGAAGAatctgggagaagaaagaggCAGGTTAGGGATGTCATCAGGGTTTCCTCAGAGAAGCTCTGCAATTCTAGTAACTCTCCAAATGCTGCCAATAGCAAGACGCTCTGGGAGCAGGAGAGAACTCCAAGTGCAGACTCAGCCCTGCCAGAGAAGAGCACCAACCTTGCCTCAAATTTGCCAATCCTGGTGGAGGTCGTGGTCACATCCATGGCCTCCTGCCCACCACCGAGCACAACCTGCATAGGAAGAAAGTCacaacactgcagtgctgcttacACCATATGTGGAACAACAGCCAGGGTAGGAGGGAGCCCAGCCTTGGGGAAGCCTCCCACtaacccagcacagcccatgaCAGCAGTCAAGTCCCCTGGCCCTGTCCCACAGTGATTCTTTAGCTCAGGCTGAACTGGTGACACTGTGCCTTCCAGCTGCCTGAGACAATGCAGGAGCTGCACTAAGACCGTTAGTATGCGTGGGCTCATGCTTACGTGATCAAAAATGGGGGAGAGTGCAGCAGAGTTCACCGGTCGCTCTGTCCGGAATGTCTTCAGATGTTCCAGCGTTGTGCAGTCAAATAGctaaaatgcaaaaggaagagAGTGGCAGTCCAAGTATCTCATGCAAACCCCAGCTGCCAGTCCTCACATGAGCAGGTGTTACTTCTAAAGTCACTCCTGGGCATCCAAATGTCAAAGCTATTGCTCCAGAATCCCAAATATCAGCCCTCCCACTAAGCTTTGGCTCTACACCTGCTCAAATTCCCAAAGAGAAAACCACTGAGGCAGCCATGACTTTGAGCAGGGGTCCTGCAAGCGGATGTCAGCAATGCACCGCAGTCCCCCCAGGAGGCCTCACCTTGGCAGTGTTATCCTTGGAGGCAGTGATGAACATGGTCATGTCCCTGGAGGTCTGAATATCATTGATTTGCTTGGTGTGCTCCTTGATGTTTGAAAGCTGCTCCCCTGACTGAAGGGTAAACGAGGCAGTTTAAGTGAACTGGCAAGGAAAGTGTACAAACAACTTCTCTGCTAAAACCGACTTTAGATGTTGCTGTCAGCAGAAAGGTAGGCATATATATGTTCAGCTTTGCTGAAGAAAGCCACATACTTTAACTATCCTTCCTCAAGGCCACTGGTTTgagccaaaaaaacccacattctGCCACATGATCACAACAGGAACGTTGCAACATCCTCTCCCAAGAGTTGCTGCCTGAGGGTGATGCTCCTCCTTATCACACTGACCTTGGCACTGAACTGGTTCAGCTCCCCACTCTCGTGTCCTGCGATGATGAATTCTCCCAAAGGGCCCCACACAGCACTAGTGATTTTAGAGTCGCTGCAGGGGATTTTCATGTAAGGCTCGTTGttctctgcaggaaggaaggatggagacACACAGACTGAGTGGCACCAGCTCTTGGCAGCCAACGCTTCCCCTTATTCCCAGTTGCAGGCACAGGCCCGGATTCCTCACCGATTTGGCTGGGGTCACGCAGGTCAAAGAAGCTCACAAAACACTGATAACCCATCTGCTTGTCCGTGGAAAACATGATGATGTTTCCTCCAAAGTCAAAGCCACACGTCCTCACTGCCGAGCTGGTCTTCACCAGAGCGAGCTGCTTTCCTGAACACGGAGCAGAAACCATCACTTCACTTGGTCTTGCATTGCAAACATTAATGAAAGCAATCAAACAGAAGTGCAGTCATAGAAAGAACAGGAGCATCAGAGCTGACAGACAGGTTGGGTGACTGGAAAGCACTAAATGTGCTTGGTGAGCAAAATGAATAAGTGCCCATTGAAAATAAGGCAAATACACAAACAGCCAAGAAAGGACTTGGGCTCTTTCAGGGGCAAACAGGCACATGTTGCACAGATCCCAGAACAGGACAGAGCTGAGTCAGATCCAGCCACGTGGGAGAGAAGAGCCTTTACCTGTTTCACAGTCCCAGAGCCGACAGCTGTTATCTGCAGAGCCAGTGAGCACATGTCGGGTGTCCCCTTGGTCAGCAGTTAAGGGATATCAGCACGTTTGCAGCCCCAAAAATCATTAGATACCCAGGGAGTATTTACACACAAGATTAAGAAGCTGCGTTACATTGAGAAATTACAGGACTTGGGAAACTTCCCAAGGAGCACAAATAACCAAGAGATGGCACAAGGGACAAttaaacacagcagctgaatgGAGCCATCCGTGCTGAATCACTGCAAGGAACGAGAGCACAAACTGGTTGTGCACCCAAAGGATACAGTCAGCATCCACACACCACACGGCTCCTGTGTGCCCATTGTAGGTGCCCAGCCGTTCTCCATTCACCGAGTACCAAACGTTGACGAtctaaaagaagataaaaaggcTTGAAGAGCCGCTCTGACCAATTACCTGAGCTCGTTAATTACCCACCTTtatccctccccccccatcgCACACAGCCCGGTTTCCCGGTGCCCCCGGTTCACTCACGGGATCCTTGGCCACAGTGAACAGCAGGTCTCCCTCTCGGTTGTACTTGATCTGTGTGATGGATCGCTCGTGGCCCTGCAGCAGGATCGGCTTCTGCACGCGGCAATGAGGGAAGGCGCCATTTAACGCTATGCCAAGCGAGGCCGAGGCCCCGGCTGGGGCTCAGGCTGCCACCACCATCAGCCCAGGAGCCCCGCCGACCCCAGGACCCAGCCGGGACCCGCAtcagcccggcccggcccacAACCCGACTCACCATGGCGGACACGGCGCTGCCGGAACCGGAGCGAGAGAGAAGAGGCGTGGAGTATCACGTCCGGGTCACGGGGCGCTATGGCGGCCGCCGGTGAGCTTCCGGGTTTGGGGGACGGGCCTCGGGTGGATCCCGGAGGGGCTGAGGGGACGGGGTGGGCTGTGTGAGGGGGCTGCGGGCTGATGGCGGCCGGGCCAACAGCCCCGGGGCTGAGCTGAtgttgtgctgcagggcaggccGCCGTGCTGGTGCTGGTGTcggttctatggggcagcaccGGGCCGTTCCTACGGACGGGAGCGGCGGGGCTGTTGGACGTGCAGCGCCGGGGGCTCCTACGGCAGCTGCTGGCCGAGATCAGGTTCCTGGGCTGCAACTACAAGGTGAGCACAGCCGGAATCATGGGGTGTATGGGACGGGCCTTCATGCTCCTTCCTGCACTCAGCACCTCCCATCTATCAGCAAAATGATTTGTACTCTATAACATTTCATCTACCCACCTGCAGTCCTGCTCTTCTTATGGAGAACTTAGACACTTGTAGAAATTAACCCTCATATTTCACATTCAGACCTGCCTGCCTTCTGCAGACATGGCATCCAAGGCTTGCACTGCTTGCTGCAGGCATTGCAATGCTTTTCCATGCAGTGACCTGTCTTCTTTCCGCAGTACATGGTGCCATTCCTGCTGAACCAATGTGGATCGCTCCTCTTCTACCTCACCTTGGCATCTGCAGGTCAGCTCTCACTGCTTTGTCCAGTGGGTTGATCAGGGTTTGGGGAGGAGCTGTATTACTGATTCATTTGGTGATCTGGCTGAACATCAagtatcatcatcatagtatcacagtctggtgtgggttggaagggaccttagagatcatcgagtccaacccccgggattcgagcctcctgtgtagcagagcggcacttctaccacttgtgccacagggggattcaaGTAGATGTCTTTGAATGAAGGACGCATCCATTTCAAACCGTGTTACAATTGTTCAATTTCAGagctgtccctggcagtgccGCTCTGTAACTCCCTGGCTCTGATAGTCACGCTGGTGACTGGAAGGATTTTGGGAGAGGATATTGGTGGTAAAAGTAAGTTACGCTTAAAACATTTGGCACGTTGTATTCTGCatctatttgttgttttaatgttgtGTGCTCCCTTCTGGTAACTGCTTAGGCAGTAGTTTGTGCAAGGAAGCTGAAAAGGAAGTGAAACTGACTTGTAAGGGGGTAGAGCTAGTGAATTTAAATTGGCTGGAACTGGCTGTTTTAAGCTAGCAGAACTTGTAGGCCTGAGCCTTCACCTAATGATGTATTTAACCATAAGAGAAATGTCCATACACTAACATTATCCTGCTTAAGAAGTTGGGAAATAACAGGAAACTTGAAAACTGAATAGTAGCAATAAGTACCAGTTTGGCTCACATCCATTTAGGCCATCTTTTTTCCTGACTGAATCACATATTCAGCAATGATGGGGGCTGACTGTGTTGAGCTGTGTATGTTCCCAACACAGAACTCTGTATCTCTGCAGGGGCTGTGGCAGGGATGCTGCTCACCCTCCTGGGACTCACCCTCTGTGTAGCTGGTTCATGACCAAGGCACAGTGAGCAGAGGAAACCTGTTCTAAGGTAACTGATGTTTGAAGAGGGGAAACTTTTGGCTCAGCTGCCTCAAGGAAGCTGTTCTGACACCTGGCTGTCTGAAAGTGTGGATCAAATTCCCTGAGTACCAGAGAGGAACAAGGCACATTGCAATGACATCCTATTTAATGCCTTGAGTTaaggatgcttttttttctgtgggtgGTTCAAGGCAGGGATGATTGAATTGCCTTGTTCAGCACTGGAGGGGTAATAATTGATTAATAAAtcattgaaacagaaaaaaaaaatctttgttacTCTTGTAATTAATCAGCAACACGGGGGAGGGAAATACAGAAAGCCATCACAGCCCTTTAACTCTTCAGAGTAGTTTTGCGGCCAAGGAAAACATCATTCAGTGCTCCTCATCTTCAGAACTGTTGTCATCCCTTTTCCCTTAGACAGCGCTTTGTGATTTGCCTGTACTCCGTTCCTTTGGGCAGcgagaagaaaaaacacatttattacaAGTCAGCTTCGATGCAACCTCTCgactttctgaaatgctgagccCTGCAGTTACACCCTGTGCTTTGGTTTCTGACGCTCCCCCTGGTGGTTACTTTCAGCTTTATACACTTTAGGGGAAAGCACGGTGATTTCTGAACTGTGAGCAAGAAAGCTAAACGACTTGCCCAAGCAATTGCTATCAACTATTGTTTGCTGTGTTCTCCAGTCCCTATTAGAGATGATTCTTTAAACCTCTCAGCCATAGTTTACATACCAGAGTGTCCTGCACACAGAGggcaccagcagctccatgtaTGGCAGCTTTTTGTACTCCTCGGTTCCCACTGCCACATAGTAGCTGCC
The genomic region above belongs to Coturnix japonica isolate 7356 chromosome 23, Coturnix japonica 2.1, whole genome shotgun sequence and contains:
- the EIF3I gene encoding eukaryotic translation initiation factor 3 subunit I codes for the protein MKPILLQGHERSITQIKYNREGDLLFTVAKDPIVNVWYSVNGERLGTYNGHTGAVWCVDADWDTRHVLTGSADNSCRLWDCETGKQLALVKTSSAVRTCGFDFGGNIIMFSTDKQMGYQCFVSFFDLRDPSQIENNEPYMKIPCSDSKITSAVWGPLGEFIIAGHESGELNQFSAKSGEQLSNIKEHTKQINDIQTSRDMTMFITASKDNTAKLFDCTTLEHLKTFRTERPVNSAALSPIFDHVVLGGGQEAMDVTTTSTRIGKFEARFFHLAFEEEFGRVKGHFGPINSVAFHPDGKSYSSGGEDGYVRIHYFDPQYFEFEFEA
- the TMEM234 gene encoding transmembrane protein 234 gives rise to the protein MAAAGQAAVLVLVSVLWGSTGPFLRTGAAGLLDVQRRGLLRQLLAEIRFLGCNYKYMVPFLLNQCGSLLFYLTLASAELSLAVPLCNSLALIVTLVTGRILGEDIGGKRAVAGMLLTLLGLTLCVAGS